In a genomic window of Rhododendron vialii isolate Sample 1 chromosome 12a, ASM3025357v1:
- the LOC131310401 gene encoding protein TWIN LOV 1 isoform X3 — MEPHLGQLELSFTNRYSIWVRETLNELPDSFTITDPSISGHPIVFASNGFLKMSGYEMGEVVGKNGRVFQGPKTDRRSVLEIREAIRQEKSLQVSIVNYRRDGRPFWMLFCMRPVFGKEDGRVVHFVGVQVPIMRKRRQSGGRNGGGFCEDGLGFRETMIGSCRREVCLDSVVELSRVLALDSDGRELEVEEHCEASDLEKTKAASAMNNILSVLTHYSELTRRLVCGKRCCLAGMGPLGSSLILSLGRIKQSFVLSDPHLPDMPIVYVSDAFLKLTGYAIHEVLGRNCRFLGGVDTDSSTIFKIKESIQTEQACTEGQKFILERTSHLTCSQCFWQDSLLRGGSN, encoded by the exons ATGGAACCACACCTGGGTCAGCTTGAATTATCCTTCACCAATCGATACTCCATCTGGGTCCGGGAAACGCTCAACGAATTACCCGACAGCTTCACGATAACCGACCCATCAATCTCGGGTCACCCGATTGTGTTTGCCTCTAATGGGTTCTTGAAAATGTCTGGTTATGAGATGGGAGAAGTGGTGGGGAAGAACGGGAGAGTGTTTCAAGGGCCAAAGACTGATAGGAGATCGGTGTTGGAGATTCGGGAGGCGATTAGGCAAGAGAAGAGCTTGCAAGTTAGTATAGTGAATTATAGGAGGGATGGGAGGCCTTTCTGGATGTTGTTTTGTATGCGTCCTGTGTTTGGGAAAGAGGATGGAAGGGTGGTTCACTTTGTTGGTGTTCAGGTGCCGATTATGCGAAAACGGAGGCAATCTGGAG gACGCAATGGGGGTGGTTTTTGTGAAGATGGTTTGGGGTTTAGAGAAACAATGATTGGTTCTTGTAGGAGGGAGGTGTGCTTGGATTCTGTTGTGGAATTGAGTCGTGTTTTGGCGTTAGATTCGGATGGTAGAG AGTTAGAAGTTGAAGAGCACTGTGAGGCTAGTGATCTAGAAAAGACAAAGGCCGCATCTGCCATGAACAACATCTTGTCTGTGCTAACCCACTATAGCGAGTTAACACGCAGGCTAGTGTGTGGGAAGAGATGCTGCTTAGCTGGGATGGGCCCTCTTGGTTCATCGTTAATTTTATCTCTTGGTAGAATCAAGCAAAGCTTTGTATT ATCCGATCCACACTTACCTGACATGCCTATTGTGTATGTGAGCGATGCCTTCCTGAAACTAACAG GATATGCTATACATGAAGTTCTGGGCCGAAATTGCAGGTTTTTAGGTGGCGTGGATACGGATTCATCAACCATATTTAAG ATAAAGGAAAGTATTCAAACTGAGCAAGCATGCACA GAAGGACAAAAGTTCATTTTGGAACGTACTTCACATCTCACCTGTTCGCAATGCTTCTGGCAAG
- the LOC131310401 gene encoding protein TWIN LOV 1 isoform X4, translating to MEPHLGQLELSFTNRYSIWVRETLNELPDSFTITDPSISGHPIVFASNGFLKMSGYEMGEVVGKNGRVFQGPKTDRRSVLEIREAIRQEKSLQVSIVNYRRDGRPFWMLFCMRPVFGKEDGRVVHFVGVQVPIMRKRRQSGGRNGGGFCEDGLGFRETMIGSCRREVCLDSVVELSRVLALDSDGRELEVEEHCEASDLEKTKAASAMNNILSVLTHYSELTRRLVCGKRCCLAGMGPLGSSLILSLGRIKQSFVLSDPHLPDMPIVYVSDAFLKLTGYAIHEVLGRNCRFLGGVDTDSSTIFKEGQKFILERTSHLTCSQCFWQDSLLRGGSN from the exons ATGGAACCACACCTGGGTCAGCTTGAATTATCCTTCACCAATCGATACTCCATCTGGGTCCGGGAAACGCTCAACGAATTACCCGACAGCTTCACGATAACCGACCCATCAATCTCGGGTCACCCGATTGTGTTTGCCTCTAATGGGTTCTTGAAAATGTCTGGTTATGAGATGGGAGAAGTGGTGGGGAAGAACGGGAGAGTGTTTCAAGGGCCAAAGACTGATAGGAGATCGGTGTTGGAGATTCGGGAGGCGATTAGGCAAGAGAAGAGCTTGCAAGTTAGTATAGTGAATTATAGGAGGGATGGGAGGCCTTTCTGGATGTTGTTTTGTATGCGTCCTGTGTTTGGGAAAGAGGATGGAAGGGTGGTTCACTTTGTTGGTGTTCAGGTGCCGATTATGCGAAAACGGAGGCAATCTGGAG gACGCAATGGGGGTGGTTTTTGTGAAGATGGTTTGGGGTTTAGAGAAACAATGATTGGTTCTTGTAGGAGGGAGGTGTGCTTGGATTCTGTTGTGGAATTGAGTCGTGTTTTGGCGTTAGATTCGGATGGTAGAG AGTTAGAAGTTGAAGAGCACTGTGAGGCTAGTGATCTAGAAAAGACAAAGGCCGCATCTGCCATGAACAACATCTTGTCTGTGCTAACCCACTATAGCGAGTTAACACGCAGGCTAGTGTGTGGGAAGAGATGCTGCTTAGCTGGGATGGGCCCTCTTGGTTCATCGTTAATTTTATCTCTTGGTAGAATCAAGCAAAGCTTTGTATT ATCCGATCCACACTTACCTGACATGCCTATTGTGTATGTGAGCGATGCCTTCCTGAAACTAACAG GATATGCTATACATGAAGTTCTGGGCCGAAATTGCAGGTTTTTAGGTGGCGTGGATACGGATTCATCAACCATATTTAAG GAAGGACAAAAGTTCATTTTGGAACGTACTTCACATCTCACCTGTTCGCAATGCTTCTGGCAAG